Proteins found in one Plasmodium malariae genome assembly, chromosome: 13 genomic segment:
- the PmUG01_13020800 gene encoding conserved Plasmodium protein, unknown function gives MITPSGERIDNERRSCFKYFVTLLFLLFLILILRKQKEEEDELSNRSKMNLRQNENYRNFAFSYLREISYLKYDSAIYISPNRKIVPSITYINEYTIHVEGYDNILHNFENLSVGINEVNNHFYIYASEGNKIKNSVCRNEYYSDDSCATINTILVDKSLFKNMLIPSCNEKDSFFCFFVFVQLKKDKCYNFNNLSYSCHLNNIVKSPTVFQIKNYCYVVIASSKVHKIYEFVQVHLLNNEIPFNENTRTKEVEIVTHFCGHLLNQIAAIDAVNGRLLFIQQNIYTNDKNEKIENDQENENEHSSENRKNREIQENYKTKINKGKNEKEDYLKFMESYPINKFIKNENNGKRFKFQINYYLTIIKLKPENTGIIIYVEYMKNKPEFGLFPPIYIAFNEHSNLYYIVQHEKNGFLNFIFISPSTMSVYYTLKIREFYTGWLLNSAQAYDSKGLVLFGEYPPYEDELHVWDIRNLQHRKYFVNVIKAY, from the exons ATGATAACTCCAAGTGGTGAAAGAATTGACAATGAACGAAGATCttgtttcaaatatttcgtaacacttttgtttttattgttcCTTATCCTAATCTTAcgaaaacaaaaagaagaagaagatgaaCTTAGTAATAGaagtaaaatgaatttaaggcaaaatgaaaattataggAATTTTGCATTTAGCTATTTAAGAGAAATtagttatttaaaatatgattcagctatatatatatcaccaaatagaaaaattgttcctagtataacatatattaatgaatacaCGATACATGTAGAAGGTTATGATAACATTTTACACAATTTCGAGAATTTATCGGTAGGTATAAATGAAgtaaataatcatttttacatttatgcGTCGGAgggtaataaaattaaaaacagtGTATGTAGAAATGAATATTACTCAGATGACTCATGTGCAACAATTAATACCATATTAGTAGACAAGTCcttgtttaaaaatatgctaATTCCAAGTTGTAATGAAAAAGATagtttcttttgtttttttgtttttgtacaattaaaaaaagataaatgttataattttaataatttatcctATTCATGTCATTTgaataatattgtaaaatcCCCTACtgtttttcaaattaaaaattattgctACGTAGTTATAGCTAGCTCAAAggtacataaaatatatgaatttgtTCAGGTGCATTTactaaataatgaaataccTTTTAATGAAAACACCCGGACCAAAGAAGTGGAAATAGTTACTCATTTTTGTGGACATTTATTAAATCAAATTGCAGCTATTGATGCAGTTAATGGTAGGTTGCTATTTATTCAACAGAACATATATactaatgataaaaatgaaaaaatcgAAAATGACCAAGAAAACGAAAATGAGCACAGTAGTGAAAATAGAAAGAATAGAGAAAttcaagaaaattataagacaaaaattaataaaggaaaaaacgaaaaggAGGATTATCTGAAATTTATGGAAAGTTATccaattaataaatttattaagaatGAAAATAACGGAAAACGCTTCaaatttcaaataaattactatttaaccataataaaattaaaaccaGAAAATACgggtataattatatatgtggaatatatgaaaaacaaaCCAGAATTTGGTTTATTCCCTCCAATATATATAGCTTTCAATGAGCATTcaaatttgtattatatagtgcaacatgaaaaaaatggctttcttaattttattttcatttctcCATCGACTATGTCCGTTTATTACACCTTAAAAATAAGAGAATTTTACACTG gaTGGTTACTAAATTCGGCCCAAGCATACGACAGCAAAGGATTAGTTCTGTTTG GTGAATATCCACCATATGAAGACGAACTTCATGTTTGGGACATAAGAAATTTGCAACATAGAAAATATTTCGTAAATGTAATTAAAGCTTActga